A region of the Littorina saxatilis isolate snail1 linkage group LG12, US_GU_Lsax_2.0, whole genome shotgun sequence genome:
TTTTTGCAAGCATCGAAACACACGAGGTTACTGGTCGGTTTATCACGTTACAAAAATCTTCCCGCCAGCGTTTGTAGATAATGCGCAGTATTTCGTGAACATTAAACAAATCGTCGCCGCACAGTTTTTACGCGCACGAATAAGTCACGTGAACTGATTAGTTATGCGACCGGGTTTTCTCGCAGTTCGTATTCTCGTTGGTTCCGTCGAGACGACAGACTCTTAACCCATGCCCTTtacacccacccccccacccccgtgtcctgttctcctcccccccccccccccaaggttCACTTCAACCCGCCCTCCTGCTCCCGCCCACCCCTACTCTCCTTCTCTCTATACTATCTGTAACGTGGAGTTGTGCTATCACGCAGCACTGCACAGAacagggggaaaaaagaaaaaaggtggaggtggaggctGCCTAGACTGACTTGCTTTGCGGCACAGACCTATGTCTCCAACGACTTTTAGCTCTGTGGCATGGATCCGCGAGAGCTCAGCGGTATGGcagtgctgtgttgttgtgtcaCTTCCCGTGGTAAAAGCCTGGCTCAAGCTGTGCGGGCTGGCGAGTTGCCCACCGCTGTCTGGCTGCCATTTCCCCTGCACCGCTTTCACTCTCCGCATTGCCAACCTAACCTATGCGCTATCGTGGCGAGGGAGAGTTTATTTGGAAGGGAGGGGGTGTCAGATTGGGTCTGAAATGTGACGGAAATAAATTTGATCTGTCAAGCAAAAATGTCGCGCAGGCTAGAGCACCCAGTGACATTTTTATGTCTAGCTCTCAGCTTCTCTCTATCcgcttgtctgtcttgtctctctctctctctctctctctctctctctcgaagatattaagtacagagttgctcttactcgtttccgcgcaggagtatccgaaatcaacgctcacaagtttcggtacgcaccaaaccgaGCGACaggaaactgtcctctctgtacagctgataaagaagatgaacaccatgttgtatttttatgtcctttttatcaagaccttcgagcaaagtatttgaaaatctcgaactctaagacgctgcaacaacaacttgtgtatttctgtggcaataaTGAGGAacatgtgatgaacagcttcagcagatttgtgttcttcatgctacagaagagacgaacccttataaatgaggttcagtgatatgtcatcagggttttaatgtatttgttgaattttatgcgtgactataatttataactgtgcagatactattgctgttattttaaccactattgtaaggggctgtggccttagacaattaaagatttgttcttgttcttgttcttgttttctctctctctctctctctctctctctctctctctctctctctctctctctctctttatttattGTTGACATTTCCTATCCGTGAATAATCAAAATCAGTCAGTATCTTTGTtggtgaaacacacacacacgcaaacacgtacgcacgcacactcacacgcgctcacacacacacacacacacacaccgcaaacGCATTAACAAATGTACGCGCGCACAAACCAACCCATCAACACACGAGGACATAAGCGTAGACACACTATTCTACCTGAACTGTcagttttacacacacacacacacggcacacacacactgacacacaaatacacacttaACTTTTACTATATACTAATGTAAATGACAGCGAACGCACGTCACCCAGATTACCTTTCTCGGTCATGTCAACAAGGTCATGCCTGCTGAGCTGTAATATCTATGGACAACATCCGATGATCGGTTGATAACTCTGCGTCATTCATTTCAATAGTACGAAATACACCATTGCGTCACTTCCTGTATGGTACATCGTTAAGGTCATCGGCGGCTACTTTATAGCCCTCACAATTTGTATATCCTATGTAATGACAGCTATGGTTTTACTTATGTTGAAGGAATTCCTAAATAAACTATTGGGTTAACCATCAAAGACCTGGCTTTTTGCACAGGATACGatcacagggccggactaggtaactacaagggggggggggggggggggggggggggggggggggggggttacagatgggggtctagggggcgaagcccccttggtgggggtctagggggcgaagccccattggtgggggttgcaagggggcttcgcccccttgaagcagaacgttttttgatgtttccggagggaaaggaagcctctccttgaacgaaaaaggtaaattcgacagcaagctgtataggcaatgaagaagaattgatccagatgcaactccccctccctccaccacacacacacaaaaaagcgtttgggaggtacatgcttaagccagggagggggggtgcgcaacccctgtaaccccccttcccccccccccccccctagtccggccctggatcAACCTTCCACTTGCACGCACATCGAAACCAGTCAGATTGTTTTCTGTGCACAGCAGAATTACTGATATCCGTAACTGACACCCGCAAAGACAATTGAAAACAACCCACCCATATGTACGCTGCGCATGCAGGACGCGGCCATGCTGTTTATTTTGGTCATGTTTGCAAGGGAAATGATGCTCTTTTCTCACATGAACAATCCCAGGTGGTGTAcataagaagaagaactgtTTCTTTTTGCCGTGTATCTTTCAGTCTTGTATCCACGTCAGTCGTATATCTGTTAGCCCTGTATCTTTGGGCCATGTATCTTTCATTCCTGTATCTTTCAGCGCTGTATCTCTCAGTCGTGTCTCATTCAGTCCTTTATCTTTCGGCCCTGTATCAGTCAGCCCTGTATCTTTCAGTCCTGTATCGTTCGGCCCTGTATCTTTCAGTCATGAATCTGTCATGAAGCCCTGTATCTCCCAACCCTGTTATCTTCCAGCCCTGTATCTCCCAGACCTGTATCTTTGAGCCCTGTATCTGTCAGTCCTGTATCGTTCGTCCCTGTATCTTTCAGCCCCGTATCCCCCTGCCCTGTATCTTTCAGCCGTGTATCTTTCAGCCGTGTATCTCCCGTCCCTGTATCTCCCATCCCTGTATCTCCCAGCCCGGTATCTCCCAGTCCTGTATCTCCCATCTCTGTATCTCCCAGCCCTGTATCTCCCAGCCCTGTATCTCCCAGCCCTGTATCTCCCAGTCATGTATCTCTCAGCTCTGTATCTCCCAGCTCTGTATCTCCTAGTCTTGTATCTCCCAGCCCTGTATCTCCCAGCTCTGTATCTCCCAGTCTTGTATCTCCCAGCCCTGTATCTCCCAGTCCTGTATCTCCCAGTCCTGTATCGCCCAGTCATGTATCTCCCAGCCCTGTATCGCCCAGCCCTGTATCTCCCAGTCCTGTATCGCCCAGTCATGTATCTCCCAGCCCTGTATCGCCTAGCCCTGTATCTCCCAGCCCGGTATCTCCCAGTCCTGTATCTCCCAGCCCTGTATCTCCCAGCGGCCCTGTATCTCCTAGTCTTGTATCTCCCAGTCATGTATCTCCCATCTCTGTATCTCCCAGCCCTGTATCTCCCAGCCCTGTATCTCCCAGTCCTGTATCTCCCAGTCTTGTATCTCCCAGTCATGTATCTCCCAGCTCTGTATCTCCCAGCTCTGTATCTCCCAGTCTTGTATCTCCCAGCCCTGTATCGCCCAGCCCTGTATCTCCAGCCTAGCTGTATCTCCCATCCCTGTATCTCCCATCCCTGTATCTCCCAGCCCTGTATCTCCCAGCCCTGTATCTCCCATCCCTGTATCTCCCATCCCTGTATCTCCCAGCCCTGTATCTCCCAGCCCTGTATCTCCCAGTCCTGTATCTCCCATCTCTGTATCTCCCAGCCCTGTATCTCCCAGCTCTGTATCTCCCAGCTCTGTATCTCCCAGTCTTGTATCTCCCAGCCCTGTATCGCCCAGCCCTGTATCTCCAGCCTAGCTGTATCTTCCATCCCTGTATCTCCCATCCCTGTATCTCCCATCCCTGTATCTCCCAGTCCTGTATCTTCCAGCCCTGTATCTCCCAGCCCTGTATCTCCCAGCCCTGTATCATTTAGCCCTTGAACACGATGTCACCTTTAGTATGAATATGCCTGCTACCAAAAACTATAGAGAACAATGTGGGCATGCTATATCGTGAAATTCCATTTATGTTACGCGTgtattcatttaaaaaataaaaaaaagtcgcgtaaggcgaaattactacatttagtcaagctgtggaactcacagaatgaaactgaacgtagtccaccgctagtgcaaaaggcagtgaaagtgacgagcctgtttggctctgttgcgctgtgcttcatagcacgctttactgtacctctcttcgttttaactttctgagcgtgtttttaatccaaacatatcatatctatatgtttttggaatcaggaaccgacaaggaataagatgaaatagtttttaaaacgatttcggaaatttaattttaataataatttttatatttttaattttcagagcttgtttttaatccaaatataacatatttatatgtttttggaatcagaaaatgatgaagaataagatgaacgtaaatttagatcgttttataatatatattattttttttaataattttcagatttttaatgaccaaagtcattaattaatttttaagccaccaagctgaaatgcaataccgaagtccgggcttcgtcgaagattgctgggccaaaatttcaatcaatttgattgaaaaatgagggtgtgacagtgccgcctcaacttttaaaaaaagccggatatgacgttatcaaaggtatttatcgaaaaaaacaaaaaaacatccggggatatcattcccaggaactctcatgtcaaatttcataaagatcggtccagtagtttggtctgaatcgctctacacacatacacagacacacacacacacgcacacacatacaccacaaccctcgtctcgattcccccctctacgttaaaacttgactaaatgtaatgatccaGTCACCAAGCTGTCAcagtttctctctgtctcggtgGTTTGCAATAACAAGCTCCTCTGCTTGAAACTTGAAGCAGGAATATAAGGAAGAAACGAAAAGCAATTAAAGAAAGCATCACGCGGTTTTTGTTCCTTCTTCAAACCGGATTGTTGGATTGCAAAAGCATTCAATTGTACGTTGCAAGAAACTGATATTTCATC
Encoded here:
- the LOC138983064 gene encoding uncharacterized protein, encoding MKGLVKCQSCVNSPLVPVSPRPVSLSPVSVSPVSFVPVSFSPVSPCPVSFSRVSFSRVSPVPVSPIPVSPSPVSPSPVSPISVSPSPVSPSPVSPSPVSPSHVSLSSVSPSSVSPSLVSPSPVSPSSVSPSLVSPSPVSPSPVSPSPVSPSHVSPSPVSPSPVSPSPVSPSHVSPSPVSPSPVSPSPVSPSPVSPSPVSPSGPVSPSLVSPSHVSPISVSPSPVSPSPVSPSPPCIAQPCISSLAVSPIPVSPIPVSPSPVSPSPVSPIPVSPIPVSPSPVSPSPVSPSPVSPISVSPSPVSPSSVSPSSVSPSLVSPSPVSPSPVSPA